One stretch of Sphingomonas rosea DNA includes these proteins:
- a CDS encoding EAL domain-containing protein, with product MLWTTLASILFGVLGIGSIAEDALRAARNSTHLNKASGDIVFVGVDDQSLSKIGKWPWNRELQAKMIDQATQAGADRIFMDIIYDSPGSPREDDAFEGALKRSGRVTLADRAEIGPNMQKANAIEPIKRFSRWTNLANITAYYNYQNAIWQLHYYALKGDTKQPGFAAALAHHPLDRSDTFRIDYSTSPFTVPYLSASDLLNGKAKGRLAGKAVIIGLNADQLGDQYWIPGYGRMAGSYVQILGAETLKRGSPVELGWLLPLLLALGTAVVAIFRARGIRQGLILSCFGIALLVGPIPFEQNLIFVDITPALLALIVVGSNLAMRTWRQRGLVNAESGLPNLTALRALKSGDGTALVVARVHNHSELRAALSESEQRDADGQIVARLNASGSTKLYQGEDGTFVWMTTSASTIGNHLEALHSMFRSPISVKGRQIDVALSFGVELGTGRSTSNRLASAVLAADEAWTEGLRWKLHDPARQEEMNWRVSLLGELDQAIDNGEVWLAYQPQLEIGTGRIIGAEALARWTHPQKGPISPTEFITAAEQNGRIGKLTDFVLDRAISSAAAINRRGVPFQVAVNLSARLLTDRELLARIEKMLESHGLDPARLTLELTETASLQDADSGLATLDALRRNGVRIAIDDYGTGLSTLDYLKKIPANEIKIDQSFVKAMRVNRSDLIMVQSTIALAHSLGRSVVAEGVEDKQCLDELTRMGCDVAQGFAIGRPMGVRELVQRLQVRSTRQVA from the coding sequence TTGCTGTGGACCACGCTCGCCTCGATCCTGTTCGGGGTCTTGGGCATCGGATCGATCGCCGAGGACGCCCTGCGGGCTGCGCGCAACAGTACCCACCTCAACAAGGCCAGTGGCGACATCGTTTTCGTCGGGGTCGACGACCAGAGCCTGAGCAAGATCGGCAAGTGGCCGTGGAACCGCGAGCTTCAGGCGAAAATGATCGATCAGGCCACGCAGGCCGGGGCCGATCGAATCTTTATGGACATCATCTACGATAGTCCTGGCTCGCCACGCGAAGACGACGCCTTCGAAGGCGCCCTCAAGCGCTCGGGCCGCGTCACCCTCGCCGATCGCGCCGAGATCGGGCCGAATATGCAGAAGGCCAATGCGATCGAGCCCATCAAGCGCTTCTCTCGCTGGACCAATCTCGCCAACATCACGGCTTATTACAATTACCAGAACGCCATCTGGCAGCTGCATTACTATGCGTTGAAGGGCGACACCAAACAGCCGGGCTTCGCTGCCGCCCTCGCCCACCATCCGCTCGACAGGTCAGACACGTTCCGCATCGATTACAGCACCAGTCCCTTCACGGTGCCTTATCTCTCGGCGTCCGACCTGCTCAACGGCAAAGCCAAAGGCCGGCTCGCTGGCAAAGCCGTGATCATCGGCCTCAATGCCGACCAATTGGGCGACCAATATTGGATTCCCGGTTATGGCCGCATGGCCGGTTCCTACGTTCAGATCCTCGGCGCGGAGACCCTGAAGCGAGGTTCGCCGGTTGAACTCGGTTGGCTCTTGCCCCTCCTACTCGCGCTGGGCACGGCAGTCGTTGCGATCTTTCGTGCCCGCGGAATCAGGCAAGGTCTCATTCTCAGCTGCTTCGGCATCGCGCTGCTCGTCGGCCCCATCCCTTTCGAACAAAATCTGATCTTCGTCGACATCACGCCGGCCCTGCTCGCGCTGATCGTGGTCGGTTCCAACCTCGCTATGCGCACCTGGCGGCAGCGTGGTCTGGTGAACGCCGAGAGCGGACTTCCGAACCTGACTGCGCTGCGCGCGCTCAAGAGCGGCGATGGCACGGCGCTGGTCGTCGCCCGCGTCCACAATCATTCCGAGTTGCGGGCCGCGCTCAGCGAAAGCGAACAGCGCGACGCCGACGGCCAGATCGTCGCCCGCCTCAACGCGTCGGGCAGTACCAAGCTCTATCAGGGCGAGGACGGCACCTTCGTGTGGATGACCACGTCGGCGAGCACCATCGGCAACCACCTCGAGGCGCTGCATTCGATGTTCCGCTCGCCCATTTCGGTGAAGGGCCGGCAAATCGACGTTGCGCTGAGCTTCGGCGTCGAACTCGGCACCGGGCGAAGCACCTCCAATCGCCTTGCCTCGGCGGTGCTGGCAGCGGACGAAGCCTGGACCGAGGGCCTGCGCTGGAAACTCCATGATCCTGCCCGCCAGGAGGAAATGAACTGGCGCGTGTCGCTGCTCGGTGAACTGGATCAGGCGATCGACAATGGTGAAGTCTGGCTCGCCTACCAGCCGCAGCTGGAGATCGGCACCGGCCGGATCATCGGCGCCGAGGCGCTGGCCCGCTGGACCCACCCGCAGAAGGGGCCGATCAGCCCGACCGAATTCATCACCGCCGCCGAGCAGAACGGCCGCATTGGCAAGCTGACCGATTTCGTCCTCGACCGCGCGATCAGCAGCGCGGCGGCGATCAACCGGCGCGGCGTGCCGTTCCAGGTGGCGGTCAATCTGTCGGCGCGCCTCCTGACCGACCGCGAGCTCCTCGCCCGGATCGAGAAGATGCTCGAAAGCCATGGTCTCGATCCGGCCCGGCTGACGCTCGAACTGACCGAGACTGCCTCGCTCCAGGACGCCGACAGCGGGCTGGCGACTCTCGACGCGCTGCGCCGCAATGGCGTCCGCATCGCGATCGACGACTATGGGACGGGGCTTTCGACCCTCGATTATCTGAAGAAGATCCCGGCCAACGAGATCAAGATCGACCAGAGTTTCGTCAAGGCGATGCGGGTCAACCGGTCGGACCTCATCATGGTCCAGTCGACCATCGCCCTTGCCCACTCGCTCGGCCGCTCGGTGGTCGCCGAAGGTGTCGAGGACAAGCAGTGCTTGGACGAGCTGACCCGCATGGGCTGCGACGTCGCGCAAGGCTTCGCCATCGGCCGCCCCATGGGTGTCCGCGAACTGGTCCAGCGCCTCCAGGTGCGCTCGACCCGCCAGGTCGCCTGA
- a CDS encoding DUF2945 domain-containing protein, with translation MAEKTLKAGDKVSWSSHGGEAHGKVIKKITKPMDIKGHHVAASKDNPEYLVKTAEGKEAAHKAGSLKKG, from the coding sequence ATGGCGGAGAAGACGCTCAAGGCCGGCGACAAGGTCAGCTGGTCGAGCCACGGCGGCGAAGCGCATGGCAAGGTGATCAAGAAGATCACCAAGCCGATGGACATCAAGGGCCATCACGTCGCGGCCTCGAAGGACAATCCGGAATATCTGGTGAAGACCGCCGAGGGCAAGGAAGCCGCGCACAAGGCGGGCTCGCTCAAGAAGGGGTGA
- a CDS encoding cation:proton antiporter codes for MAGDVGGQGLHDALVILGAAGVVIPAFARVRISPVIGFILVGAAIGPAGLGRLADAYPWLGPLTIDDRARIEPFAEIGILMLLFGIGLELSFRRLWAMRRRVIGLGGAQMLLSGLLVGAGAMLLGGLSPGASLILGLALAMSSTAIVMPLAGTGTATGRTALAILLLQDLSLVPLLFLLDAKGGPEALATTLAGGIVMLAGLLVAGRVLLPRLFAQAARTKNPELFLAISLLVLMLACLATGAVGLGAAAGALIAGLLIAETDYHAEVEVITAPLRGLALGIFLITVGMRLDLAALAADWPALLAATAALLLVKAAVIFALARWRRLRTGTALEASLLMASPSELTLIVLASALAAGVLSGPTVAFWTLVTALGLTLTPLLAALGKRMARRVDPQALSSGASDTAGKTIIFGFGRVGRIVADMMAEHGRPYFAVDGDIDCVAAARAEGYQVLFGDVARGDAVERFHLSEAAALVLTMDDPVLTVRLSRDARDACPDLSIIARARDGAHAAQLYKAGATDAVPETMEGSLQMSEAVLVDIGVAMGPVIASIHEKRSQLRAAIREEGELVEEPMLGRRR; via the coding sequence ATGGCGGGCGACGTTGGCGGACAGGGATTGCATGACGCACTGGTGATCCTCGGCGCGGCCGGGGTCGTCATCCCGGCCTTCGCGAGGGTGCGTATCTCTCCCGTGATCGGCTTCATCCTCGTCGGCGCCGCGATCGGCCCCGCCGGCCTTGGGCGCCTCGCCGACGCCTATCCCTGGCTCGGACCGCTGACGATCGACGACCGCGCGCGCATCGAGCCATTCGCCGAGATCGGCATCCTGATGCTGTTGTTCGGGATCGGGCTCGAGCTCAGTTTCCGGAGGCTGTGGGCGATGCGGCGCCGGGTGATCGGATTGGGCGGCGCACAGATGCTACTGAGCGGACTGCTGGTGGGCGCCGGCGCGATGCTGCTCGGCGGTCTGTCCCCGGGCGCGAGCCTCATCCTCGGCCTCGCGCTGGCGATGAGTTCGACCGCGATCGTCATGCCGCTCGCCGGTACCGGCACCGCCACGGGCAGGACCGCGCTCGCCATCCTGCTCTTGCAGGACCTCAGCCTCGTCCCGCTCCTGTTCCTGCTCGACGCCAAGGGTGGGCCCGAGGCGCTGGCGACGACGCTCGCGGGCGGGATTGTCATGCTGGCCGGGCTGCTGGTCGCGGGCCGGGTCCTGCTTCCACGCCTGTTCGCACAGGCGGCACGGACCAAGAACCCCGAGCTTTTCCTCGCCATCTCGCTGCTTGTCCTGATGCTCGCATGCCTCGCCACCGGCGCGGTCGGGCTCGGAGCGGCGGCGGGCGCGCTGATCGCGGGCCTGTTGATCGCCGAGACCGACTATCATGCCGAGGTCGAGGTCATTACCGCCCCCCTCCGCGGGCTGGCGCTCGGCATCTTCCTCATCACGGTCGGGATGCGGCTGGACCTTGCCGCGCTCGCGGCCGACTGGCCCGCATTGCTTGCCGCGACGGCCGCGCTGCTGCTGGTCAAGGCGGCGGTCATCTTCGCCCTGGCGCGCTGGCGGCGGCTGCGGACCGGGACCGCGCTCGAGGCGAGCCTGCTGATGGCGAGTCCATCCGAGCTGACCCTGATCGTGCTGGCGAGCGCACTGGCGGCGGGCGTGCTGTCCGGTCCGACCGTGGCCTTCTGGACCCTTGTCACCGCGCTCGGGCTAACCCTCACCCCGCTCCTTGCGGCCCTCGGCAAGCGGATGGCGCGGCGGGTCGATCCGCAGGCCCTGAGCAGCGGCGCGTCGGACACGGCGGGCAAGACCATCATCTTCGGCTTCGGCCGCGTCGGACGGATCGTCGCCGACATGATGGCCGAGCATGGCCGCCCTTATTTCGCGGTCGACGGCGACATCGACTGCGTCGCGGCGGCGCGCGCGGAGGGGTATCAGGTGCTGTTCGGCGACGTCGCGCGCGGTGACGCGGTCGAGCGCTTCCACCTCAGCGAGGCCGCCGCGCTCGTCCTGACGATGGACGATCCCGTGCTGACCGTCCGGCTGTCACGCGACGCACGCGATGCCTGCCCCGACCTCTCGATCATCGCCCGCGCCCGCGACGGTGCGCATGCCGCGCAGCTCTACAAGGCCGGCGCGACCGACGCGGTGCCCGAGACGATGGAAGGCTCGCTCCAGATGAGCGAGGCGGTGCTGGTCGACATCGGCGTCGCCATGGGCCCCGTCATCGCCTCGATCCACGAGAAGCGCAGCCAGCTCCGCGCCGCAATCCGTGAGGAGGGCGAGCTGGTCGAAGAGCCGATGCTAGGGCGGCGGCGCTAG
- the alaS gene encoding alanine--tRNA ligase produces MTSTNDIRRSFLDYFAAAEHSPQASAPLVPQNDPTLMFVNAGMVPFKNVFTGLETRSFKRAVSSQKCVRAGGKHNDLDNVGYTARHHTFFEMLGNFSFGDYFKDRAIELAWNLLTREWGLPKDKLTVTVYHTDDEAFGLWQKIAGLPDERIIRIATKDNFWAMGPDGPSGPCSEIFYDHGDHIPGGPPGSPNEDGDRFVEIWNLVFMQHLQENDVIVSDLPRPSIDTGMGLERIAAVMQGVHDNYDTDTFKALVAASEALTRTTAEGDRQASHRVIADHLRASSFLIADGVLPANEGRGYVLRRIMRRAMRHAHLLGASEPLMHRLVPALSAEMGAAYPELIRAQPLIEATLRQEETRFRQTLANGLRLLDEATAGMGEGGTLPGATAFKLYDTFGFPYDLTEDALRAQGLEVDRAGFDAAMAEQKARARAAWKGSGQAASEEVWFDLAEEHGATEFTGYAGHDGEGVVLGIVRDGQKVETLNEGETGQIILNQTPFYAESGGQVGDNGKLSTLKGFAADVTDTSKQLGKLHVLTATATAGSLAVGEPVLQQVDEERRRAIRANHSATHLLHAALRRRLGSHVTQKGSLVAPDRLRFDFAHNAAMSPDDIAAVEAEVNFHIRRNDPVSTRLMTPDEAIAEGAMALFGEKYGDEVRVLSMGRGDEGTYSVELCGGTHVNALGDIAIFKIIGESAVSSGVRRIEALTGEAARQWLLDRDQRLRTIAASLKASPDEAPGRVAALVEQTRKLERELADARRQIALGGGGGGQAAAGPEEIGGIGFLGRVVEGLDPKALRSELDAMKGQLGSGVAALIAVNDGRASVAAGITADLAGKLSAVDLVKAAVATLGGQGGGGRPDMAQGGGPDGAKAPQALESIKAALAAVSA; encoded by the coding sequence ATGACCTCGACCAACGACATTCGCCGCAGCTTCCTCGACTATTTCGCCGCCGCCGAGCACAGCCCGCAGGCGTCGGCGCCGCTGGTGCCGCAGAACGATCCGACGCTGATGTTCGTGAACGCCGGCATGGTCCCGTTCAAGAACGTCTTCACCGGCCTCGAGACCCGTTCCTTCAAGCGCGCCGTATCGTCGCAGAAGTGCGTCCGGGCGGGCGGCAAGCACAACGACCTCGACAATGTCGGCTACACCGCGCGCCACCACACCTTCTTCGAAATGCTCGGCAATTTCTCGTTCGGCGACTATTTCAAGGATCGCGCGATCGAGCTCGCCTGGAACCTGCTGACCCGCGAGTGGGGGCTGCCCAAGGACAAATTGACGGTCACCGTCTACCACACCGACGACGAGGCGTTCGGCCTGTGGCAGAAGATCGCCGGCCTGCCCGACGAGCGGATCATCCGCATCGCCACCAAGGACAATTTCTGGGCGATGGGCCCCGACGGTCCCTCGGGGCCGTGCAGCGAGATCTTCTACGATCATGGCGACCACATCCCCGGCGGGCCTCCGGGCAGCCCGAACGAGGACGGCGACCGCTTCGTCGAGATCTGGAACCTCGTCTTCATGCAGCACCTGCAGGAAAATGACGTCATCGTCTCCGACCTGCCGCGGCCCTCGATCGACACCGGCATGGGCCTCGAGCGCATCGCCGCGGTCATGCAGGGGGTGCATGACAATTACGACACCGACACCTTCAAGGCGCTGGTCGCGGCGTCGGAAGCGCTGACCAGGACCACCGCCGAGGGCGACCGCCAGGCTTCGCACCGCGTCATCGCCGACCATCTGCGGGCGTCGAGCTTCCTCATCGCCGACGGCGTGCTGCCCGCGAACGAGGGCCGCGGCTATGTGCTGCGCCGGATCATGCGCCGCGCGATGCGCCACGCGCACCTGCTCGGCGCCTCCGAGCCGCTGATGCACCGCCTCGTCCCCGCGCTGTCGGCCGAGATGGGGGCAGCCTATCCCGAACTGATCCGCGCCCAGCCGCTGATCGAAGCAACGCTGCGCCAGGAAGAGACCCGCTTCCGACAGACGCTGGCGAACGGCCTTCGCCTCCTTGACGAGGCGACGGCGGGCATGGGCGAGGGGGGTACGTTGCCCGGCGCCACGGCCTTCAAGCTCTATGACACCTTCGGTTTCCCCTACGATCTCACCGAGGATGCGCTTCGCGCGCAGGGGCTCGAGGTCGACCGCGCCGGTTTCGACGCCGCCATGGCCGAGCAGAAGGCCCGCGCCCGCGCCGCCTGGAAGGGCTCGGGCCAGGCCGCGTCGGAGGAAGTCTGGTTCGATCTCGCCGAGGAACACGGCGCGACCGAATTCACCGGATATGCCGGCCATGACGGCGAGGGCGTGGTCCTCGGCATCGTCCGTGACGGCCAGAAGGTCGAGACGCTCAACGAAGGCGAGACCGGGCAGATCATCCTCAACCAGACGCCCTTCTACGCCGAGAGCGGCGGGCAGGTCGGCGACAACGGAAAGCTGAGTACGTTGAAGGGCTTCGCGGCCGACGTGACCGACACGTCGAAGCAGCTTGGCAAGCTTCACGTGCTCACCGCAACCGCGACCGCGGGCAGCCTCGCCGTTGGCGAGCCCGTCCTCCAGCAGGTCGACGAGGAGCGCCGCCGCGCGATCCGCGCCAACCACAGCGCGACCCATTTGCTCCACGCCGCGCTCCGCCGCCGGCTCGGTAGCCATGTCACGCAGAAGGGCAGCCTCGTCGCCCCCGACCGGCTACGTTTCGATTTCGCGCACAATGCCGCGATGAGCCCCGATGACATCGCCGCGGTCGAGGCCGAGGTGAACTTCCACATTCGCCGCAACGATCCCGTCTCGACCCGCCTGATGACGCCCGACGAAGCGATCGCCGAAGGCGCGATGGCGCTGTTCGGCGAGAAGTACGGCGACGAGGTCCGCGTGCTCTCGATGGGGCGCGGCGACGAGGGCACTTACAGCGTCGAACTGTGCGGGGGCACGCACGTCAACGCGCTCGGCGACATCGCCATCTTCAAGATTATCGGCGAAAGCGCCGTCTCCTCGGGCGTTCGCCGGATCGAGGCGCTGACCGGCGAGGCCGCGCGCCAGTGGCTGCTCGACCGCGATCAGCGCCTTCGAACCATCGCCGCGAGTCTCAAGGCCTCGCCCGACGAGGCCCCGGGGCGGGTCGCTGCGCTGGTCGAGCAGACCCGCAAGCTCGAGCGCGAGCTCGCCGACGCCAGGCGCCAGATCGCGCTCGGCGGCGGCGGCGGCGGGCAGGCGGCGGCCGGCCCGGAGGAGATTGGCGGCATCGGCTTCCTCGGCCGCGTGGTCGAGGGGCTCGACCCCAAGGCGCTCCGCTCCGAACTCGACGCGATGAAGGGTCAGCTCGGCTCGGGTGTTGCGGCGCTGATCGCCGTCAATGACGGCCGCGCCTCGGTTGCCGCGGGCATCACCGCCGACCTCGCCGGCAAGCTGAGCGCGGTCGATCTCGTCAAGGCGGCGGTCGCGACACTCGGCGGGCAGGGTGGGGGCGGCCGTCCCGACATGGCGCAGGGCGGTGGTCCGGACGGCGCCAAGGCGCCGCAAGCCCTCGAGTCGATCAAGGCGGCGCTGGCGGCGGTCAGCGCCTGA
- a CDS encoding BLUF domain-containing protein yields MEQIVYVSTAKVMPDQAMIESILSVSRENNRRDQLTGLLVTGGRRFLQVLEGPTDQLEAAYARIRVDSRHFALVQLSRRPILTRSFDQWDMGFEQGYAAPLTEVVAQLTERVADPDLKAQFRSFAELHGQPA; encoded by the coding sequence ATGGAACAGATCGTCTATGTGAGTACCGCGAAGGTCATGCCCGACCAGGCGATGATCGAGAGCATCCTGTCGGTGTCGCGGGAGAATAACCGGCGCGACCAGCTGACGGGCCTGCTTGTCACCGGCGGCCGCCGCTTCCTCCAGGTGCTCGAAGGACCGACCGACCAGCTCGAGGCCGCTTATGCCCGCATTCGCGTCGACTCGCGTCACTTCGCACTGGTGCAGTTGTCGCGCCGCCCGATCCTGACCCGCAGCTTCGACCAATGGGACATGGGCTTCGAGCAGGGCTATGCCGCGCCACTGACCGAGGTCGTGGCGCAGCTGACCGAGCGCGTGGCCGATCCCGACCTCAAGGCGCAGTTCCGCTCCTTTGCCGAACTGCACGGCCAGCCCGCATAA
- a CDS encoding MAPEG family protein yields MTDYPLTAASLLLACAIFFWAMFLVGRARGKYQVQAPAVTGAPEFERVFRAQQNTVEQMIVFVPLLALAAAFWGDKWGAVYGLVWCAGRFLYITTYAADAQKRAVGFMVTALSSMLVLAGLAITLLLRFL; encoded by the coding sequence ATGACCGATTATCCGCTCACTGCCGCGAGCCTGCTGCTCGCTTGCGCGATCTTCTTCTGGGCGATGTTCCTCGTTGGACGCGCGCGCGGCAAGTACCAGGTGCAGGCCCCCGCGGTGACCGGCGCGCCCGAGTTCGAACGCGTCTTCCGCGCGCAGCAGAACACGGTCGAGCAGATGATCGTCTTCGTGCCGCTGCTCGCGCTCGCCGCGGCCTTCTGGGGCGACAAATGGGGTGCGGTCTATGGCCTCGTCTGGTGCGCGGGGCGGTTCCTCTACATCACCACCTATGCCGCCGATGCGCAGAAGCGCGCGGTCGGCTTCATGGTCACCGCGCTCTCCTCGATGCTGGTGCTGGCAGGCCTTGCGATCACCCTTCTGCTGCGCTTTCTCTAA
- the ettA gene encoding energy-dependent translational throttle protein EttA, translating to MAAQYAFVMKNLTKTFPGANKPTLNNINLQFYQGAKIGIVGPNGAGKSTLIKIMAGLDSEFTGEAWAGENITVGYLPQEPELDPNKTVLENVKDGARDVADMVDRFNAISAEMGDPKDDTDFDALMEEMGELQGKIDAVDGWTLDNQLEIAMEALRCPPSDWSVQDLSGGEKRRVALTRLLIQKPSILLLDEPTNHLDAESVQWLETHLKEYAGAVLMITHDRYFLDNVVEWILELDRGSYYPYEGNYSTYLEKKAKRLDQESREESGKQKALARELEWIRQTPAARQSKSKARIRKFEQLQDAQDDRRIGKAQIVIQVPERLGGKVIEVENISKAYGDKLLFEDLSFTLPPGGIVGVIGPNGAGKSTLFRILTGKEQPDSGTVEMGETVRLGYVDQSRDHLDPKKNVWEEISDGLDYMKVNGQDASTRAYVGAFNFKGPDQQKNVGKLSGGERNRVHMAKMLKQGGNVLLLDEPTNDLDVETLGALEEAIENFAGCAVVISHDRFFLDRLATHILAFEGNSHVEWFEGNFEAYEEDKRRRLGPEADRPTRTSYKKLGR from the coding sequence ATGGCCGCTCAATATGCCTTCGTGATGAAGAATCTCACGAAGACCTTCCCCGGTGCGAACAAGCCGACCCTCAACAACATCAACCTGCAATTCTACCAGGGTGCCAAGATCGGCATCGTCGGTCCGAACGGCGCCGGTAAGTCGACGCTGATCAAGATCATGGCCGGGCTCGACAGCGAGTTCACCGGCGAGGCGTGGGCGGGCGAGAACATCACCGTCGGCTACCTGCCGCAGGAGCCCGAGCTCGACCCCAACAAGACCGTGCTCGAGAACGTCAAGGACGGCGCGCGCGACGTCGCCGACATGGTCGATCGTTTCAACGCCATTTCGGCCGAGATGGGCGATCCCAAGGACGACACCGACTTCGACGCGCTGATGGAGGAGATGGGCGAACTCCAGGGCAAGATCGACGCGGTCGATGGCTGGACGCTCGACAACCAGCTCGAGATCGCGATGGAAGCGTTGCGCTGCCCGCCGTCGGACTGGTCGGTCCAGGACCTGTCGGGCGGTGAGAAGCGCCGCGTCGCGCTCACCCGCCTCCTGATCCAGAAGCCCTCGATCCTGCTCCTCGACGAGCCGACCAACCACCTCGACGCCGAAAGCGTCCAGTGGCTGGAGACGCACCTCAAGGAATATGCGGGCGCGGTGCTGATGATCACCCACGATCGCTACTTCCTCGACAATGTCGTCGAATGGATCCTCGAGCTCGATCGCGGTTCCTATTATCCCTACGAAGGAAACTACTCCACCTATCTGGAAAAGAAGGCGAAACGCCTCGATCAGGAAAGCCGCGAGGAGAGCGGCAAGCAGAAGGCGCTGGCGCGCGAACTCGAGTGGATCCGGCAGACCCCGGCGGCCCGCCAGAGCAAGTCCAAGGCGCGTATCCGCAAGTTCGAGCAGCTCCAGGACGCACAGGACGACCGGCGGATCGGCAAGGCGCAGATCGTCATCCAGGTGCCCGAGCGCCTTGGCGGCAAGGTCATCGAGGTCGAGAACATCTCGAAGGCCTATGGCGACAAGCTCCTGTTCGAGGACCTGTCCTTCACCCTCCCGCCGGGCGGTATCGTCGGCGTCATCGGGCCCAACGGCGCGGGCAAGTCGACGCTGTTCCGGATCCTCACCGGCAAGGAACAGCCCGACAGCGGCACGGTCGAGATGGGCGAGACCGTCCGCCTCGGCTATGTCGACCAGAGCCGCGACCACCTCGATCCCAAGAAGAACGTTTGGGAGGAGATTTCGGACGGGCTCGATTACATGAAGGTCAACGGTCAGGACGCCTCGACCCGCGCCTATGTCGGCGCCTTTAACTTCAAGGGTCCGGACCAGCAGAAGAACGTCGGCAAGCTGTCGGGCGGTGAACGCAACCGCGTCCACATGGCCAAGATGCTCAAGCAGGGCGGCAACGTGCTCCTGCTCGACGAACCGACCAACGATCTCGACGTCGAGACCTTGGGTGCGCTTGAGGAAGCGATCGAGAATTTCGCGGGCTGCGCCGTGGTCATCAGCCACGACCGCTTCTTCCTCGACCGCCTCGCGACGCACATCCTCGCTTTCGAGGGCAACAGCCACGTCGAATGGTTCGAGGGCAATTTCGAGGCTTACGAGGAAGACAAGCGCCGTCGCCTCGGGCCCGAAGCCGACCGCCCTACCCGGACCAGCTACAAGAAGCTCGGCCGCTAG
- a CDS encoding N-acetylmuramoyl-L-alanine amidase — protein MIVLHYTGMPTCEGALDRLCSPDAKVSAHYCIDEDGTIYHLVDEERRAWHAGKSYWRGVRDINSASIGIEIVNPGHEFGYRPFPDEQVAALIPLVARIKDRHGIGRGNVVGHSDIAPTRKEDPGELFPWEALAKRRLALPSPTRNLIDPYWSDAAFLLALERFGYDVADSWKAVIAFQRRFRPERIDGIIDGECRAKLLALLLPRPQGEP, from the coding sequence ATGATCGTTCTCCATTACACCGGCATGCCCACCTGCGAGGGGGCGCTCGACCGGCTCTGCTCGCCCGACGCCAAGGTGTCCGCGCACTACTGCATCGACGAGGACGGCACTATCTACCACCTCGTCGACGAGGAGCGCCGCGCCTGGCACGCGGGCAAGAGCTACTGGCGCGGCGTGCGCGACATCAACAGCGCGAGCATCGGCATCGAGATCGTCAATCCGGGCCACGAATTCGGCTATCGCCCCTTTCCGGACGAGCAGGTCGCCGCGCTGATCCCGCTGGTCGCGCGGATCAAGGACCGGCACGGCATCGGCCGCGGCAACGTCGTGGGTCATTCGGACATCGCGCCGACCCGCAAGGAAGATCCCGGCGAGCTCTTCCCGTGGGAGGCGCTCGCCAAGCGCCGGCTCGCGCTGCCGAGCCCGACCCGCAACCTCATCGACCCTTACTGGAGCGACGCCGCCTTCCTGCTCGCGCTCGAGCGCTTCGGCTATGATGTCGCCGACAGCTGGAAGGCCGTGATCGCCTTCCAGCGCCGCTTCCGGCCCGAGCGGATCGACGGGATCATCGACGGCGAATGCCGGGCCAAGCTCCTCGCGCTGCTGCTGCCACGGCCGCAGGGCGAGCCCTGA
- a CDS encoding protein-glutamate O-methyltransferase CheR, whose protein sequence is MQISDSSSRILAGLLEARTGQQLTMSRRWRLETALSSLLRERGIASIDELITILVMGREPSLSTRVVEALLNNETYFFRDRVPFDLLESAALPELARRREASRTLRIWSAGCSAGQEVYSLAMLFAEDAARWNGWTIDIVGTDVSESIVERARAGTYSQFEVQRGLGIQQMIRWFDETPVGWRAAESLRKSIRFQVHNILEGAPHPGRFDLILCRNVLLYLNDSTRRKAFDRLSASLAPDGWLMLGAGETVIGQSPLLETDREMRGLYRLKDVTAKAA, encoded by the coding sequence ATGCAGATAAGTGACTCGAGTTCACGTATTCTCGCCGGCCTGCTCGAGGCGCGGACCGGCCAGCAGCTGACCATGAGCCGCCGCTGGCGGCTCGAGACGGCCCTGTCGTCGCTCCTGCGCGAACGCGGCATCGCCAGCATCGACGAGCTCATCACCATTCTCGTCATGGGCCGCGAGCCCAGCCTGTCGACCCGCGTGGTGGAGGCCCTGTTGAACAACGAAACCTATTTCTTCCGCGACCGCGTGCCGTTCGACCTCCTCGAGAGCGCCGCGCTGCCCGAGCTCGCCCGGCGGCGCGAGGCGAGCCGGACATTGCGCATCTGGTCGGCGGGCTGCTCGGCAGGCCAGGAAGTCTATAGCCTCGCCATGCTGTTCGCCGAGGATGCGGCGCGCTGGAACGGCTGGACGATCGACATCGTCGGCACCGACGTCAGCGAGAGCATCGTTGAGCGCGCCCGCGCCGGCACCTATTCGCAGTTCGAGGTCCAGCGCGGACTCGGTATCCAGCAGATGATCCGCTGGTTCGACGAAACCCCGGTCGGCTGGCGCGCGGCGGAATCCTTGCGCAAGTCGATCCGCTTCCAGGTCCACAACATCCTCGAGGGTGCGCCGCACCCGGGCCGCTTCGACCTCATCCTGTGTCGCAACGTCCTTCTCTATCTCAATGATTCGACCCGGCGAAAGGCATTCGACCGCCTTTCGGCCTCGCTCGCGCCCGACGGCTGGCTCATGCTCGGGGCAGGGGAGACGGTGATCGGCCAGTCGCCGCTCCTCGAGACCGACCGCGAGATGCGGGGACTGTATCGGTTGAAGGACGTGACCGCGAAGGCGGCCTGA